Genomic window (Nitrospirales bacterium LBB_01):
CATTACATCCAAAGTGTTGCCTATAAATAAAGTATATTATGTCTCTGATACATCGGGCGACGTCTATGGCTATGGTTATCTCTACCTGTTGAAAAATAAAATAGGACTTAATCCAAAACTCCCTGATGATGTAGCCCAAATAGTCCAAAAAGCTATACATGCAGTGTATCCTGAGTTCTTTACCAAACCCTTTGTTACGTTGTTACTAGTGGACCCCATTGTCAAGACCACTTTTTAGTGGACTTAAGGTATAGCCCTCTAAGAGGGTATTTAGTCTGTTAGTATAAGGGTAAGGGATAGGGTAATGCATCCTTACGCCGCCATCGCAAAAGATAGAGACCCTCTCAGAGATAGAAACCTACATATTACATGTTCAGTAAGAACAGATGTTGGTAGTGAGCATCATTTAGTTTTTTTAATAAAAGAAATGCTACCAGATAATAATTACTGGGGAGGAATCTTCTTAAAACAGCAAATATGTAAAATTACTAATACTGAATGGAAAGAAATAGAAGTATTTTTAAAAGTTAAGGCAAATGTAGATTGCTTTTTACGTATATCTGATCAAGACGTTTCTAAAGCACCATCTACACTGCAGATCAAAAATTTAATATTAAGGGAAGTAAGATAGTATTTTTTATAGACTCACTTTGTATTATATGTGATAGTCACTTAAAGCTCTGCCACAGTGGCGCTTTGTGCCTTGTTTTGATTCTGTCTGTATGTCTCTGTTGTGCATTATCCCTTATAAATATCTTTCCTGAATCCCACTCTTAAAACTGTAACAATTTCTGTCTCGATATTAACCTCATATATAACTCTGCACTTACCTACGCGATATCTATAGAAACCCTCAAATGATCCCTTTAGTGATTCACCAAGTTTTAAAGGATTTTGAGAAAGATAATTTTCCACCTTGTCAACAACTGTTTCTGCATTCACCCTGCCTATTGCACTAAGCTCTTTGACAGTCCCCTCATCCCACAAAACTTTAAAAACCAAGCTGTTCCTTTATCTCCTGTGTTGTGAACCGTTTCCGCCCTGTAGTCTTGTACCTATCTAATGCGACCATATAATCTTCAATATCGAAGAAAAAATCATTTAGTTTTTCATTAAATTTTTTATCGATAAGATCCTCCAGTTGTTCAACAGTCATGTCTTTAAGCAACATATTTTACCTCCACAAATTCACTTATAATCTCACCGTGATATTATTGTAACAAATTCTGAGGCATGACGTCACAATCGTGACCTACCGCATTCCTAACACTCCCTACAAACTCCCCTTAGTTGAGGGGACGCCCTTTATGCGCGGGTCTATGCGTACGGCCTCACTTAGCGCTCTGCCAAAGGCTTTGAATATGGATTCAAGTATGTGATGACTGTCCCTGCCATAGTGTAGCCGCACGTGGAGATTGAACAGACCATTGTTAGTTAGTCCTCTGAAAAAGTCCTCAAAAAGCGACACCTGTAGGTCTTTCACTGTGGGGTCAGTAAATGGCACGTTATAAACGAGATACGGTCTGCCGCTTAAGTCAATAATAACTTCAGACAGGGTCTCATCCATAGGCACTCTGGCGCTGCCAAATCTGGTTATCCCCTCTTTCGTGCCCAACGCCTGAGCTATAGCCGTGCCCATTGTAAGCCCAACATCTTCCATCAAGTGGTGATAATCAACTTCAATATCTCCTGTTGCATCAATAGTTAAATCAAACAGCCCGTGTCTGCCCATTAGATCAAGCATATGGTTTAAAAACGGTATCTGCGTGTTTACCGATGTGATACCAGAGCCGTCAAGGACTATTTCCAC
Coding sequences:
- the hisB gene encoding imidazoleglycerol-phosphate dehydratase HisB: MRKGKVTRKTKETDVTVEIVLDGSGITSVNTQIPFLNHMLDLMGRHGLFDLTIDATGDIEVDYHHLMEDVGLTMGTAIAQALGTKEGITRFGSARVPMDETLSEVIIDLSGRPYLVYNVPFTDPTVKDLQVSLFEDFFRGLTNNGLFNLHVRLHYGRDSHHILESIFKAFGRALSEAVRIDPRIKGVPSTKGSL
- a CDS encoding type II toxin-antitoxin system RelE/ParE family toxin; its protein translation is MVFKVLWDEGTVKELSAIGRVNAETVVDKVENYLSQNPLKLGESLKGSFEGFYRYRVGKCRVIYEVNIETEIVTVLRVGFRKDIYKG